The nucleotide sequence GGATTTCTTTTTCAGGCGCTTCTGTTAAGGAGACCCGAATCGTATCCCCAATCCCCTCTGCTAAAAGGGTGCCAATGCCGGCCGTAGATTTAATCCGGCCATATTCCCCATCGCCAGCTTCGGTGACACCCAAATGTAAGGGATAATCCATGCCCAATTCATCCATCCGTTTGACCATGAGGCGATTGGCCGCAATCATCACGGGGACACGAGAGGCTTTCAGGGAAATTTCCAGGTTATAGAAATTCATGTCCTCACAGAGGCGGATAAACTCGAGGGCCGATTCCACCATGCCTGCGGGAGTGTCCCCATAGGTAAAGAGCATCCGTTCCGCCAAGGAGCCATGATTTACCCCAATCCGCATGGACTTATTTTGATCCCGCAGAGAAATCACTAATGGTTCGAGGGTTTCCCGGATTTTTTCGCCAATTTCATCAAACTCGGCCTGGGTGTATTCGGTGCGGTCGGCTTTTGGTTTTTCAAAGACATACAGGCCGGGGTTAATTCGCACATTATCCACATATTTAGAAACTTCTAGGGCAATTTTCATCCCATTGTGGTGAACATCTGCGACTAGGGGCACGGGTTGATAGGTTTTTTCTAGGGTTGCCCGAATCTCGGCCATGGCTTTGGCGTGGGCCATACTGGGAACGGTCACCCGGACAATTTCACAGCCAATTTCATGGAGCCGCCGAATTCCGGCCACTGCTCCCGGAATATCCAAGGTATCTTCGTTAATCATGGACTGAACCGCCACGGGATAGCCGCCACCAATGGTAATTGACCCGACCGGCACTGGGCGAGTTTTGCGCCGAACAATACCAACTTCAGTGGTTTCCGGGGGAGTTGTGGAGACAGGGGGAGAGAGAGTTTGCATAGATTCTCAGGCCAGCCAGATATGCGACACATAAGTACATCCTAAGGGGGATGTTCCTCAGCGCAAATATTTTTCGTTACTTTGAAATTTCGAGATAATAAATTTAGAGAAATAATTTTATTGAGGTCAATGTCAAGGGGTATGTGATGCGCTCTGAAGCTTTTAATCTGAGGAGGCTCAAGGTCTCTTTTACTCTTTTCCTATGATCTGTGTGTCCCTAAGTCTTCTAGCCGAGCTTGCATATTCCTCAACTCCGTTTGATTGTTGGCGGGGCTATGAGGAGAGGGGAGGTCTAGATTTGGCCAATTCTCCAGGCCAGCACAGGGGCAACTCGCGGGCGGTAAACCATTTTGGGGTAGGGCAATGGGCATAGAACAGCGGGCGCAAGGGGTAATGTCCCACTGCTGTTGCTGAAGTTGGGCGATGGTTTCCTGAGTGCCTTCTAAGTAGCAATCCCCGGCCTGGCCAGAGTTAACATAGGCCCAACAGGCTTCAAATTCCTGACTATAACCTCCAGGCACCAGAATCAGACTGGGACAGAGTTGGGCTTGTCCAGATTTGATATACAGTTTTTTTCCCAATTGGAACCAGTGGGCGAGATAGGCTTTGATCGGGTCTGGGGTTGTCAGTTGAGCATCATCCCGTTGCATCTCTCGCTCTCTTGATCCATAGTTTCTTTTTCTAGGGTAGTGCGCCCATCCCCCGACCAAGGTATTCAACGGATTTATTTAACACTTAATGTCTTGAAATTGGTGGGACAACTGCGGGGCCTGGTTGCGCTTTACCCTTTAAGATCCCTCCATAGTCCATCACGCTCAACCGACTCCCTAATCCCTTGCAATCTCCTCCCCTATGAGCCATTCCCATCATCACCATCACGGACATTCCCATACTCCCAAGCAGTTTACCCAGGCCTTTCAGATTGGCTTGATCTTAAATATAAGTCTGGTGGTTCTAGAAGTTGTGGCTGGCTTGTGGTCTAATTCCTTGGCCCTGCTGAGTGATGCGGGTCATAACCTGAGTGATGTTTTGGGCTTGGTGCTGGCCTGGGGAGCAAGTTATTTGGCCCGGCGGAAAACCTCGGCGCAAAAAACCTACGGTTGGCGGAAGGCTTCGATTTTGGCTGCCTTGTTTAATGCCATTTTTTTGATGGTGGTGACAGGAGGCCTGGCCTGGGAGGCTCTCAAACGGTTAATGAACCCTGGCCCAGTGGAAGAGATTACGGTGATCTGGGTGGCCAGTTTAGCCTTGGTCATTAATGGCGGCACGGCCTGGCTGTTTGCGGCAGGGCGAAAGGGAGATTTGAATATTCGGGGGGCGTTTCTGCACATGATGTCCGATGCTTTGGTCTCCTTGGGGGTCATTGTCGCCGCAGTTTTGATTCTCCTGACAGGTTGGTTTTGGTTAGACCCCCTGGTGACATTACTGATTGGCATCTTGATTATCTATACAACCTGGGATTTATTGCGGGATGCTTTGACCCTCAGTTTAGATGGTGTGCCGAAGTCCATTGATACCCAGGCCGTGCGGGACTATCTCAATCACAGGCCTGGAGTCGGACAAATCCATGATCTCCATATTTGGGCAATGAGCACAACTGAAACGGCTTTGACGGCCCACCTCGTCATGGAGTCGGGGTATCCAGGGGATTGCTTTTTGCATGAGACTACGGCGGAACTCCAGGCTCATTTTGGGATTGACCATGCCACGTTACAAATTGAACTGGGTGATTCGCCCCAGGCCTGTACTTTAATCCATGACCCCCACGGTTATTGATGGCCAAGGCTTAGGGAAACTCTTGCATTTGTTCATAGGTTTTGTAGCCTTTTTCGGGACTAACCCACTCAACTAAGGTGACTTTGACCCGCCCGCCTTGGTTCACCATGAGTTGGGCCCGGCCTTCTTCCCCGGTGAGTAGATTTTGGGGTTGGAGCGCGGCTTTCCCAGCAAAGAGAAGTTTTTGACTGTTGGGGGCGTAAATTTCGTAATTGATAAAGACTTTATTAACGGTGCCACTGGTATTATTGACTGCATTTACCTTCAAGGTATAGAACCAGGCCCCGGCAATTTGTTCACTTTGAATTTGAGCCGCAGTAACTCGGACAATTTTGGCGTTTGATTCTTTCTCCGCCGCTAGCTTAATTTTCGGCCCAGGTCCTTGCACAGATAGAGACGGGAAAGCTTGAGGCTCCGGAGGCAACCCACTCAGCAACAGGAAGGCAGTCAAATAGGGCAACATTTAGGTTTAGTCCTCAACATGAACAACAGGAGCCGCCAAGGGAGTGATCCCCATTATGGTAAAGTTGATAGCGACAAAATAATCATACGGTTGCCTTAATTTTATGCCTGATTCGCCGCTCCCTGTTGCGCATGTGATTGGCCTGGGCAAGTCGGGAATAGCAGCGGCCCAACTCCTCCAGGGGCAAGGATGGCAAGTTATCCTGAGCGATCGGGGACAATCCGCAACCTTAGAAGCCCAGGCCAAGCAACTTCAGTCCCAAGGGATTCAAGTTTTGCTCAATTACAGTTTTACCTGGCCTCTTGCGCCTGAACCCAAGCTTATACCCCCTGAATTAGTGGTGATTAGTCCGGGAGTTCCTTGGCATAACCCAGGCCTGGTGGCGGCCCGTCAAGCAGGGATTCCAGTGATTGGGGAAGTGGAATTGGCCTGGCAAACCTTGCGGGATATTCCTTGGGTCGGGATTACAGGCACTAATGGCAAAACCACCACCACAGCCTTAACGGCGGCCATTTTCCAAGCAGCAGGTCTCCAAGCCCCAGCCTGTGGCAATATTGGCTATTCCATTTGTGATGTGGCTCGGTCGCAAAAATTTCAACACCAGACCCTGGATTGGGTGATTGCCGAAATTAGTAGTTATCAACTGGAATCGAAGCCAACCCTTGTCCCTAAAATTGCTATCTGGACAACCTTAACCCCAGATCATCTGGAACGACACGGCAGTTTAGATAATTACTGTGCTGCTAAATGCATATTACTTGACCAGGCCCAGTATCAAGTCCTCAATGGTGATGACCCCTATTTACGCCGAAATCTAGTTGAACGGTATCCCCAGGCCTGGTGGACCAGTACAAGGGGGGTAGGCGATTTACCCAATGGGGGAGAGCGGGGGGTTTATATCCAAGGGGGATGGGTGATGACAGGGAGCGAAAAACTATTCCCGGCGACTGCCCTGAAAATGCCTGGAGTTCACAATCAACAGAATTTATTATTAGCGGTTGCAGCGGCCCATTTGGCGGGTATTTCACCAGAAGCGATGTTGACGGGGATTAGTCATTTTCCTGGAGTCGCCCATCGATTAGAGCATATTGTGACGTGGCAAGGGATTGAGTTTATTAATGACAGTAAAGCTACCAATTATGACGCTGCGGAAATTGGCTTAACGGCGGTTTCTGGGCCAGTCATTTTGATTGCTGGAGGACAAAGTAAAAAAGGAGAAGCCCAGGCCTGGTTACAGTTAATTCAACAAAAAGTCGTCCAAGTGTTTTTGATTGGGGACGCAGCCAGAGAATTTAGCGAACTCTTAACAGGGGTTGGTTACGGGGCCTGGGAAAATGTGCAAACCTTGGATCAAGCCATGATCAAAGCCAAGGAACTCGCTCCCCAAGTCAAGGCAAAAACGATTCTCTTTTCCCCGGCCTGTGCCAGCTTTGACCAATATCGAAACTTTGAAGAACGGGGCGACCATTTCCGTCAGCTTTGCCCACATGAACGAACCCCATAGCTCGACTGTATTCTGATTAATTACAACTAAACCTTAGCCAGCGTAACCCGACCGGATTGGTTTTGATATTTGCCTTGACGGTCAGCATAGGTGGTTTCGCAAGGGTCACCCTCAAAAAAGAGTAACTGGGCGACTCCCTCATTGGCATAGACCCGACAGTCGGCACTCGAGGCATTGGAAAACTCTAAGGTAATTCCCTCGCCGGCCCACCCTGCTTCTAGAGGTGTAATGTTGACGATCAGGCCAACCCGAGCATAGGTACTTTTCCCCAGGCAAATGGCTGTAACGTTTGGGGGCATCTGGATAGACTCTAAGCTAACTCCCAGGCCATAGGAATTGGCGGGAATAATGAAATAGCTGCCATACGGGTCTGTCTGTAATTCCACTGGCTCCAAATTGCCGGGATTAAAATTCTTCGGATTCACAACGGTTCCGGGAATATGCTTAAACACCAACATCTCTTGGGGCGATAGGCGAATATCATAGCCGTAACTGGAAACCCCATAGCTAATGACAGGGATTAAAGTCCCATCCTGATCAACTTTGCGAACTTGGGCCGCTTCAAAGGGTGTAATCATCCCCAAACGGGCCTGCTCAACAATCCAGCGGTCATTTTTAATCATGGGAGAATCACAATTTCTAAGGGGTTTGGAGGTGCATTTCCTACTCTAGTTCAAGAATGCAGTCACTTCCGCAGCAACTTGGTCGCGATCATAGTCAAGAGTAACAATGTGATCAGAATTTTCGCACCAGGCCAGTTTTTTGATTGTTGCCCCCAGCGTTTCATAGAGGTAAACCGCTCCTTGAGGATTCACAACCGTATCATGGCGGGCCTGGATAATCAGTGTCGGTACAGTAATTTCTGGAATCAAGGGCTTGACTGTCTCAATTAGCTCCATTGCACTGCGAACCGCAACCAAGTTAAATGTCTTATAAAACTTCACTCGATTAACCTGTGCTTTCAAAGTTGGGTCTCGGAAAGGTAAGTCGAGACGGGGAACTTGGGGTAGGAGATAGCCAACGGATTTGATCAGAGATTCCAAAGGAACTGGAGAATACGGAGGTTGTTTTAAGGACAGATATGGACACAGACAGACTAATTTCCGGATCCGATAATGACTCGCTAGATATAACCCCAAGGGGCAGCCTGTGGAAAAGCCAATCACATCAATTTCCGAGTAGGTCTCTTTTAACCCTAAATAGGCCGTTTCTACCGCTTTGTACCACTGTTGCCAGGTGGAGTTGGGCATATTGGCTTGGGGCTGATCATGGCCGGGATAGAGAATAGCTTTGACGGTGTTCCCTTGTTGATGCAGATGTTCCGCCAGGATTTGCAGTTCATAGGTTCCAGCCCCCAGGCCATGGAGCATTAAACAGGCTCGGTTGAGATCGCGACCTGGCAGAAAAAACGGTTCATTCCTTAACTGGCTGGTAAACATACCCATAGATTATTCTCTAGCCCTAAATCAAGATTCTGGTAGTTTTGACAGGGATTCCCTCGGCCAGGTTTCCCGCCAGGCCCGGCTTGCCTCTAAAACTAATCGCTGTCGGAATTTCTCGGCAATTTTTTCATGGAGTTGGGCGAGTTTAATTTTCAGTTGCCGAATTTGTTGCCGTTGACTACCCAGGCCGGGGTGGTTGAAATCTAGGTCTTCCAAATGTAAATAAATGGCAATCAGAGGAATTGGTCGATCATCCGCTGGGGGAACATCCATCTCATTTAACTGGGCTTGCAAGCGGGACACCTCTTCGGCCAATGTTGAGTCGCGCGTGGAAGTATCTTCGGCATCAAATTGATTTTCATCTTCTTCGTTCTCATCAGCTTGGTCTTCATCCTCTGCATCAGCCTCTTGAATACGCCGATTCATCAGGGCCTGGAAAAATGCCGCAATATCAATGTTGTCTCGTTTTTCTGTTTCTTCGGCATCCTCTTGAGCTTCTGTATCCTGGCTGGGAGCCTCGGCCAATTGACCAGATTCGCTATCGGAAGGGGGGTTATGGTTAGACTTTTGCGGGCGAGCAGTAGGGTGATCTTCAGACCGATCCTCCGGGCCTGCGACCATCACCATCATGATGTTAGGGAGGCGACTGAGGGGGCGACCTTGGGCTTTTAAGGCAATTTCGAGAATCTGTTCCCAAGGAAACTCCGGTAAGATATCCACCTTTTGCAAGGCTCGATTGACTCCATAGGCGGCCTGGTGCAAAAGCTTGGCAATGGCCATCTCCAAATTCGGCTCTGACAATGATTTGGGACTTGGAGTAATGTCCTTGGCTTGATTGTCTTCTGTTTGGGGAGATTCTGGAGAGCTTTCTGGATTTTCATCTGCTTCAGTGCTGTTTTCTGCTCCTTGATCCTCTACTGTTGGAGTCTTGCTTTGTTCAAGCACCGGTTGTTCAGGGAGTAACTCCCCCAAGCTGAGGCGCAGGTCTTCCCCCAGTAAGTGGATTTTCCGCTGTAGTCTTTCCCGCGCTCCTGGCTCTAGCTTTAAAAATCGTTCTGGGACGATCTGCGTGCAAACTTGATAGGCAGCAGTGATCAGTTGTTGCTGGGCAATGGGGGCCAAGAGGGTAAGATAGCGGCGGTAAGCCTGATGCAGTTGTGCAAATCCCTGGCGGGCCTGGTCATGAAGCACCGTTAATTCCTGCTGGATTTGCTCTAAGTTAGCCACCACTTGTATCCTGTAACGTCACAACAATCCTGGTTCAACACTGGCTCAAGAAACATTTAGTCTAACTTCCAAAAACAAAAGACGGCCTACAGCAAGACCGCCTCTTTACAACTTAACTTCGATTTCGACCCATCTTGACCCAATCTCCATCGAGTCTCCAAAACTGCCTATTTGGCCTTGCTCCGGCTGGAACGGGTTGTTTTGGCCTTCGTGGCTTTTGGGGCAGGTTCTGGAGTGGGTTCGGGTTCTGGAGTAGGAGCAGGGGCCGGTTCAGGCTTGGCCTGGGTTTGGGCAGCAACTTCAGCGGCAAGGTTGGATTCGACTTTCTCAATCCCTTCTCCGAGGATAAAGCGTTGAAACCGGCGAATCTTGATGTTCTCACCCAACTGAGCAATGGATTGAGTCACCAACTCGGCCACGCTGATGTTTTGATCCCGAATGTAGGCCTGGTCGAGGAGGCACATTTCCCGCAAGGTCTTATCCAATTTTCCTTGGACAATTTTCGCTTTGACTTCCTCTTTTTTTCCGGCCAAGGCATCCGAGCCCATGGCAATTTTTCGCTCATTTTCTACTACGGCAGCGGGGATGTCCTCAATCGCTACATATTCCACATTCGGGCAAGCGGCAATTTGTTTAGCGATATTTTGGACTAACTCCTTAAAGGCTTCATTCCGGGCGACAAAGTCCGTTTCGCAGTTGACTTCGACCAAGACACCAATCCGACCACCGGTGTGAATATAGCTATCTACCAGGCCCTCGGCTGTCACCCGACCCGACTTTTTGCCCGCAGAGGCCAGGCCCTTTTGCCGCAGCCATTCAATCGCCTTTTCCATATCGGCATCGGACTCAGTGAGGGCCTTTTTACAGTCCATCATCCCCGCCCCGGTCTTATCCCGAAGTTCCTTAACTAGCTTTGCTGAAATTTCTGCCATAATCTGCTGCCTCGTGTTAGTTCCTTAGTTCTCATCCTTGGAATCACCGTCTGCGTCTGACTCTTCCTCAACGTTGGGCAAGCTGTCAAGGGTTTCATCTTCAGCATCAGGATAGTCCTCCTCGGCCCCATCACCGAGATCTGCCTCTTCCACTTGCCCGTGCCGCCCTTCATAGATCGCATCGGCCAACTTGCCCACAATCAGCTTAATCGAACGAATGGCATCATCATTAGCCGGAACTGGAATATCCACTTGATCTGGATCGCAGTTGGTGTCGAGCAAGGCCACAATCGGAATCCCCAGTTTTTGGCATTCTTGGACGGCGTTATATTCCCGCTTCACATCCACAATCACAGCCACATCGGGTAAGCGGCGCATATTTTTAATCCCACCCAGATATTTCTGCAACCGGGCTAATTCCCGCCGGAGCACCGCTGCCTCTTGTTTGGGACGGAGGGCAATCTGGCCGGTTTCTTCCATCCGTTCCAGTTCCTTCAGGCGATCCACCCGCGTTTTAATCGTTGTCCAGTTGGTCAGCATTCCCCCTAACCAGCGTTGATTGATGAAATATCCCCCACAACGGGCGGCTTCTTGATGGACAATTCCAGCGGCTTGCCGTTTCGTACCCACAAACAAAAACTTCTTGCCAGATTCAGAGGCTTCCCGGACATAGTTATAGGCTTCATCCACCAGTTGGGCCGTTTGCACGAGGTCAATGATGTGAACCCCATTACGAACCGTGAAGATGTAGCGAGACATTTTGGGATTCCAGCGGCGCGCTTGGTGGCCAAAGTGAACCCCGGCTTCTAAGAGTTGAGCCAGACTTAAAACAGACATTCAGTTTTCTCCTGTGGGTTTAACCGCCATCTAGGTGGATCTAAGGAACAAGCCTAGACACCCCAGGCCCTAGATGTGTGAATTTTTCAGCGTTCTCTATCCTATCATGAATGAATCGGTCTTTGAGTTTTTAAGCCGTCTAACTAGCCATTCTCATGGAGAGAGTCGTTAAGAACGTTTCTATGGTTAACCCGCATCGGTATAAAGTTGAAGCTTTTTGGGATCAGGATGCCGAAGTCTGGATCGCCCAAAGTGAGGATGTTGCTGGTTTAGTCACGGAGTCCCCAACCTTGGAGGAATTAACCCTCAAACTCAAGCAGATGATCCCGGAGTTACTGGTAGCAAATCATCTTATTACGCCGAATACCAGGCAGAGTATTACATTTGAACTCACAACCAGACGGGAAGAATACATCTCCGTAGCTTAAGTATTCATAGCAAAATCCTTCACGCCTGAGGTTAAAAAACGATTACTTGCGGCTCACTGCCTCTTCGAGAGATCAGGGAAGGGAGATCATGAAATTTGGTATAGTCCCATTACGAAACGTCGTTTTGTAGTTGATAACGCCATTAAATCGAGACACACAGCAAATGCTGTCTTGAAACAAGCTGGTTTAAGGAAAGCATTTTAATACTCATCCACTTTCAGTCACCTCATGTTCTATGGTTCCAATCACTGTTCAAGATGAGTTGCCCCACATTCTCACATTCCAGGCCCCAGCAGCTTTTTCCCGCTTAGATCAATGTCTTAGACAGGCCCAGCCTGAAATTTCCCGCTCTCGGTGGCAACAGCTAATTGAACAAGGCCAGGTGCAGGTTAATGGCGTTACGACTTATCTGAAAAAGTTACCCATCAAAGTTGGGGATGTGATTGAAGCCGAGTTACCTAAACCCCAGGCCTGTGAATTAGTCCCAGAAGCGATTCCCCTTGATGTCTTATATGAAGATGACCAAATTATTCTAATTAACAAGCCCGTGGGATTAGTCGTTCATCCGGCCCCTGGCCATGATTCTGGCACGTTAGTTCATGCATTGTTGGCCCATTGTCCAGACTTACCGGGAATTGGGGGGCAACTGCGGCCTGGAATTGTCCATCGCCTCGATAAAGATACCAGTGGCGTGATGATGGTGGCCAAGACCGAATCTGCCCTCCAACATCTCCAAGCCCAGATTAAAGCCAGAACGGCAAGGCGCGAGTATTTAGGCCTGGTGCAAGGTGTCCCCCCCACTCCAATTGGGACGATTAATGCCCCCATTGGCCGCCATCCCACCCACCGCAAAAAAATGGCTGTGACTGAACTTGAGCGGGGGCGCGCGGCCATCACCCATTGGTCAGTGCAAGAACGTTTGGGGCATTACACCCTAGTCTTATTTCAGTTGGACACTGGGCGTACCCATCAAATCCGTGTCCATGCGGCCCATGCGGGTTGGCCCATTGTTGGCGATCCGGTTTATGGCTCCACCGGGAAAGTTGTGGGTCGGGCCTTAACCGGACAACTGCTCCATGCCTACCAATTAACCCTCCATCATCCGCTGACGAATAAGCAATTAACCCTAACAGCCCCCCTGCCACCTATTTTTGCCCAACTGCTCCAGGCCCTCCGCCGTCAGACATAAATTCTGCTTTTCATTCCCGTTGCTAAAGGAGCCCAATCCATCCTCTCAATCAAGGGCTGAAATTGAGGGGATATACTTGGAATGTGCAGCAAATCTGTGTCCAAGGCGCGGCGATCAAGCTCAGGCCGATGAACCCCTCCCCGAAAACGACTCTTCCCCCAGTAGATGTTTTGAGCCATGATCCGCGGGGCCTGGTCACAGAACTTCTGGCCGTCGGTACAGCCCTATCCGCCACCGAGAATTTAAGCGACTTACTCACCCTCATTCTGACCAAAAGCCGAGAAATTACCTGTAGTGATGCCGGGAGCGTTTTTTTAGTCGATCGCCAGGCCCATCCCCCCAACCTCTGGTTTAAGACGGCCCAAAATGATACCCATCCGGAACTGTCTCTCCATGAGTTTTTCATTCCCTTAAATGCAGAAAGTTTAGTCGGCTATGTGGCCCTGACCGGAGAAATTCTCAACATCCCGGATGCCTATGAAATCCCCCAGGCCGAGACCTATCAATTTAATCGTTCCTTTGATGACAATCTGGGCTATCGCACTCGCTCGGTTCTAGTGATTCCAATGCAAAATGCCGAGGGGGAGATTATTGGCGTGCTACAACTTCTGAACCGAAAAATCCGTGCCGATATTAAAATTACGCCCGATAATGCCACAGACGTGACCGTTCCCTACAGTCATTGGGAAGAAGCCATTCTACGGTCTCTCGCCAGCCAGGCCGCTGTCTCCATTGAGCGTAATCATCTCTTAGAAAGTATTGAAAAGCTCTTTGAAGGCTTTGTCACGGCATCTGTCCAGGCCATTGAAGCTCGGGATAAAATCACCGCTGGACATTCGGAACGGGTTGCAGACTTAACCTTACGTTTGGCAGCCGAAGTCAATGATCAGGCAGGGATTGGGGCCTTTGTTGGGGTTGGCTTTGATCAGCGGCAATTGCAAGAACTGCGCTATGCGGCCCTACTGCATGATTTTGGCAAAGTTGGGGTTCCCGAAGTCATTTTAAGCAAGGAGAAAAAACTCTATCCCTTGCAACTGGAAATCATTCGCCAACGCTTTCATTTTGTTCGCCGCACCTTAGAGTTGGAATGTAACCAGGCCAAGCTGGACTATCTTCAGGCCAATCCCCACCACGACCCTGACGCTGGGACTTGCGATCACTGCCAACAACTGCGGCAATTTGATTTACAACTACAAGCCCAACTCCAGAACCTAGATCGCTATTGGCAGGTGGTTGAGATTGCCAATGAACCCAAAGTCCTCGCTGAAGAACCCCTAGGGATTTTACAAGAACTGACCAGTTGGCATTACAAAGATATTAATGGCCACCTACAGCCCCTCGTGACGATAGCAGAACTGGAGCAACTCCTCGTCCGGCGCGGTAACCTCACCCCCCAAGAGCGGCTGGCGATTGAATCCCATGTCACCCATACCTATGAATTTCTGCGGCGGATTCCCTGGACGAGTTCCCTCAAAGACGTACCCATTATTGCCTATGGTCACCATGAACGTTTGAATGGCACAGGTTATCCCTTGGGAATTGCAGATATTCCATTACAGACTCAAATGTTGACCATCGCCGATATTTATGATGCTTTAACTGCGGCAGATCGCCCCTACAAAAAAAGCTTGCCTGTCCCGATTGCCCTGAAAATTCTGCACCAAGAGGCCGAATCCAACCAAATCAACCGAGATCTCGTCCTTCTCTTTGAACAAAAGCAGGTTTTCCAAGTTCTTGGGCATGGCCTAGCAGATTAATCTCCTAATTTCCGGTAGAGAACTGGGGTATCCGGTCTATAATTTAATGTAGAGAACCCCCCCTTGAGCACCAAATTGGTATGGAACTCTCCTGTAAAAGTGAATATGCGCTTCTAGCGGTCTTAGAGCTTGCAGCAGCCTACCGCGAACAAGAACCGTTGCAAATTCGCCAAATTGCGGCCCTCCATGACATTCCTGATCGCTATTTAGAACAATTACTGGCAACTTTGCGGCGGCGGGGGATTATTCGCAGTATTCGGGGGGCGAAGGGGGGATATATTTTGGCCAAAGAACCTTGGAAAACCTCCCTGTTTGAGGTCATGGATTGCATTGAGGGCCTAGAAAATCAAAATAAAGGCTCCAACGCAACCCCAGAAACCATAGATCAAGGCGTAGTCCGGGAAATTTGGCGCGAGGCCTGGGGGGCGGCGAATCAGGTACTACAGGACTATACTTTGCAAGATTTGTGTGAACGCCGTCTTGCTAAACGCCAACTTGACATCATGTACTACATCTAGGGGCTGCTGACCTAAAGCAGGGATAAGCGGGCCTGGTTGCCATCCAACTCCACCGGCACCCCCACGGGCAAAGCGGCATTTTCGCCATCATGGCCAAAGGGAAGGTCAGCCACCACCGGAATGCCTAGGTCACAGCAGCGATCCTTCAGAACATCTACCACGGCTAAACTCGGACTTGGGCCGGACGGATCACATTGGCTAAAGCGGCCCAAGGCCAGGCCAACCACCTGCTGAAATGCTGGAGTTTGTCGCCATTGGGTCAACATTCGATCCAGCCGATAGGGGGCTTCTCCAACATCTTCTAGGGCTAAGATCACCCGCGACCAGGCCGGTAGTTGCGGAGTTCCCAATAAATGGGTGGTCACTGTCAAGTTACCCGGCCAAAGCATCCCCTGGACAACCCCACCCACCCAGGCCTCGCCCCGGAGGGGAGGAACGGATTGATGTTGAACCAGGTTAAAGAGGCGCTGTTGTGTCCAAAGGGGTTCCGCCGCCAAGGTGGTTAAGACCGGCCCGTGAATTCCAACCACGCCATAACTGGCATAGCTCCAGAGGAGAGCGGTAATATCCGAAAAGCCAATTAACCATTTGGGGGAATGTTCCGGCCAGGCCCAGGTTTCAAGTAACCGCGTCGCCCC is from Synechococcus sp. PCC 6312 and encodes:
- a CDS encoding DUF1902 domain-containing protein, coding for MVNPHRYKVEAFWDQDAEVWIAQSEDVAGLVTESPTLEELTLKLKQMIPELLVANHLITPNTRQSITFELTTRREEYISVA
- a CDS encoding RluA family pseudouridine synthase, which encodes MVPITVQDELPHILTFQAPAAFSRLDQCLRQAQPEISRSRWQQLIEQGQVQVNGVTTYLKKLPIKVGDVIEAELPKPQACELVPEAIPLDVLYEDDQIILINKPVGLVVHPAPGHDSGTLVHALLAHCPDLPGIGGQLRPGIVHRLDKDTSGVMMVAKTESALQHLQAQIKARTARREYLGLVQGVPPTPIGTINAPIGRHPTHRKKMAVTELERGRAAITHWSVQERLGHYTLVLFQLDTGRTHQIRVHAAHAGWPIVGDPVYGSTGKVVGRALTGQLLHAYQLTLHHPLTNKQLTLTAPLPPIFAQLLQALRRQT
- a CDS encoding HD family phosphohydrolase, encoding MQQICVQGAAIKLRPMNPSPKTTLPPVDVLSHDPRGLVTELLAVGTALSATENLSDLLTLILTKSREITCSDAGSVFLVDRQAHPPNLWFKTAQNDTHPELSLHEFFIPLNAESLVGYVALTGEILNIPDAYEIPQAETYQFNRSFDDNLGYRTRSVLVIPMQNAEGEIIGVLQLLNRKIRADIKITPDNATDVTVPYSHWEEAILRSLASQAAVSIERNHLLESIEKLFEGFVTASVQAIEARDKITAGHSERVADLTLRLAAEVNDQAGIGAFVGVGFDQRQLQELRYAALLHDFGKVGVPEVILSKEKKLYPLQLEIIRQRFHFVRRTLELECNQAKLDYLQANPHHDPDAGTCDHCQQLRQFDLQLQAQLQNLDRYWQVVEIANEPKVLAEEPLGILQELTSWHYKDINGHLQPLVTIAELEQLLVRRGNLTPQERLAIESHVTHTYEFLRRIPWTSSLKDVPIIAYGHHERLNGTGYPLGIADIPLQTQMLTIADIYDALTAADRPYKKSLPVPIALKILHQEAESNQINRDLVLLFEQKQVFQVLGHGLAD
- a CDS encoding Rrf2 family transcriptional regulator, yielding MELSCKSEYALLAVLELAAAYREQEPLQIRQIAALHDIPDRYLEQLLATLRRRGIIRSIRGAKGGYILAKEPWKTSLFEVMDCIEGLENQNKGSNATPETIDQGVVREIWREAWGAANQVLQDYTLQDLCERRLAKRQLDIMYYI
- a CDS encoding LD-carboxypeptidase, encoding MLPPPLRPGDRLAVILPSGALRETTGFQAGIELWQQQGYQVHLHSQCAQTWGYLAGTDIQRRAGLREVLLDPDIKGILCGRGGFGATRLLETWAWPEHSPKWLIGFSDITALLWSYASYGVVGIHGPVLTTLAAEPLWTQQRLFNLVQHQSVPPLRGEAWVGGVVQGMLWPGNLTVTTHLLGTPQLPAWSRVILALEDVGEAPYRLDRMLTQWRQTPAFQQVVGLALGRFSQCDPSGPSPSLAVVDVLKDRCCDLGIPVVADLPFGHDGENAALPVGVPVELDGNQARLSLL
- the rpsB gene encoding 30S ribosomal protein S2, with the protein product MSVLSLAQLLEAGVHFGHQARRWNPKMSRYIFTVRNGVHIIDLVQTAQLVDEAYNYVREASESGKKFLFVGTKRQAAGIVHQEAARCGGYFINQRWLGGMLTNWTTIKTRVDRLKELERMEETGQIALRPKQEAAVLRRELARLQKYLGGIKNMRRLPDVAVIVDVKREYNAVQECQKLGIPIVALLDTNCDPDQVDIPVPANDDAIRSIKLIVGKLADAIYEGRHGQVEEADLGDGAEEDYPDAEDETLDSLPNVEEESDADGDSKDEN